The genome window GGACAGCCACATAATATAGAGAGCATTGACATTAACAAGTTCATTAATAAACTTGATCCAGACATTTGGAGAGCTATTTCATTGCTAACCAAACCTCTCTCAAAGAAAGCCATAAAGAACACGTCACAAGTACGAACTATTCGGAGGttcttttgtgtgtgtgtactgtttttCACTATCAACAACCAGTGTTCCTTCCCAATACATACCCTATTGACAGAAGCAATTGAAACATGTGGAGGCTCTATACGCTTGGTTAGGATGTTCAATCGCTTAGGCATTTGTGCAAGCTCTGAAACTGCTTTGAGGTATGTTCAATACCGTATTGAGAAACGAGCGAGTGAGGGAATAATGAAAAGCTACCCAAGTAACTGTTTTATGATCGCATCAGCCGATAATATTGACTATATACACCATTATGCCAGAGTATATTGTGGAAAACAGCAGTTAAGTTGGCATGGCACAACAGTACAAATCGCCCAACCCAAGCCACTAACACTAACTACCAATACAGACTTAATTGGGAACCGCATGCTCACAAAGAGAGTATATTCAACAAGATCACCAATTAAGTCCCCTCAACCGAAAAAACTTAGAAGGAGCAGAACAGGAGCGATCAGAGCCCTATCGGCAAGCGAGGAAAGTTCCAATACAATCTACACCCATGTACAGAGTACTGAAACAACACCGCTAAGCATGAATGACTTTGGGCTGAAACTTAACGAAGAGAGTGCCCTAAAAAAATTTCAAAATATTGCTGGTAACTATATTCTGCTGAAAGTTGCTTGTACAGCACATGCCACACCATTGATCGACTTCCAGGCCTATTTCAGTCTATCTAGCAATATATGCAGTGTAGAAAGGTCCAACATAATCTATTACAACGTTCTAGATCAAAAATGTGACGATAACGAGACTGTGCTTAGTATTATAAACGACCTGTACAACAAATTCATTGCTACAAAGAAACAAGCACTAATTTTCCTAGAAGGGGATCAAGTAACATATGCCCGCATACAATCTCTTAAGGCAGAGTATGGGAGTGATTTAGCATGGCTCATTCCATTCCCAGGAGATTGGCATATTCTCAAGAATTACCAAGAGGTACTGGTCAAAATCTACTTTGATGCAGGCCTAGTGGATATTGGGAAGTGTAGTGGGTACAACACCCCCAATTCCATCACCTCTAACTTTAAGAGGACTCACCATTTTCTAATGGAAGCGTGGGAATCCATGTATCGGCTCCTGTTCTCCATTTTCTTGGAGAAGGGGAATGTCCCAACAGATTTTCTTCACACCGCATCAGAAATGGTCCAAAATCTTCCTCCTTCTGAAACCCAAGAAAGTGCCCTGAGGAACATCAACCAGTTGCTGGAAGACCTGCAAGAGAAATGCAATGTACTTCAACTATTTGACGAGTACATCCAGAAGAGAGAGTCGGAAAACAAAACAgtgaagttttggattgaattCATATTCAGAACCTGTGTGGGATACATAGCACTCTACTGTGCTGTGAGAACTGGTCAATGGGACTTAAGAATGGCTGCTATTAAATTAATGGTGCCAATTTTCACTGCATTTGATCGACCCAGGTACCAGCAATTGATTCCTCAACACATAAGAGATATGTATAACTTACCAGGTGATGTTCGTGCAAATCTCGAAAAAGGTGGTTTCACTGTGAGTCTTCTTGGTAGGCCAGGCCACTCAATAGGAATCGATGAGGCACATGAGATGTGCATTAATCGTGAATGCAAGGAGTTCGTTAGCAGACCGTCTGCTGAAACTATCACCAGAATCTCACTCTTCTTACCTATCAGAGCAGAAGCAATGAAAAACATTGAGCAACAGCTTTTTAAGAAGCAAAAGATTGATATAACACCAATCAAATCACTGTATGCTACTAGCAATGACAACGAGAGCAGAAAGTTGGAAGGAAACATTAAGAAACAAGTGAACAAGTTAGAGTCATGTAGCCTTGTCACAAGCACCTGTAACGATGCTCTATGTCACCTTTTCAATAAAAAACAACTAACTCCCCAACAAGAACATGACCTCATCAATTTTAGATCCATAGGGGAAACAGAGTATAGGAACCGTGTGCAGTACTACATCTTGAAAACTCCTAGTGTCAAACCACCAAAACACCGAAAGAGACTTTTAACATTTACAGAAAAACTCGGACGACGAAAAAAGGGCTCAGAAATCGAAAGAGAGAGAAAGATTCAGATAGAATTATGGAAAAGGAGAGTTGCACATGCTACAATCACAGGAACAAACCTAAGCAAAAGTTATGAGCAGTGCTTGGAACTACCCAGAGCGATTGCAAACATTGATGGCACACCAACTAAAGGAGCCAAGTCAAACACTACCAATGTGCTACAAAAACGGTATGAGAAGGCAAATGCTGCTATTATTGCATCGTCATTAAAACCTGGATGGATACCAGATGCTGTCATAATCGAGGGAATGTTTTTGATAAATATTACACCATGGAGTGCACATAAAAACATAGGTGATTATGCCGACTTTTTAATCCGACAGCATATCTATCCATACTTTAGAAGTAGATCACAGGAAGTACACTTACTTTTCGACGATCCTGAGTGTGTCCAGCTAAGTCCCAAATATTTTGAACGACTGCATCGCGACAAGACAGCACACTTGAATGACGATCACCAGTGCACAACTTTTGCAGCAGACATGGTGATCCCTCCTATGTGGAGAAAAAATATTTTGAGTTGTAGATTATGCAAGAGAAACCTTGTTACTTTTCTCTCAACTTACTTCTTGAAGAAAGTGCAGCGCAAGCTAGCTCTACAACAAAAATTTGTTACAGCTGGAGGGTTCAGCAGTAATCTGCAAAACAAATGCCTGTTTGTAACTGGATCCACACCACAACCACAAGTTGACGATTCTCTATATTGTAATGCAGAAGAGTCAGACACGAGAATTTGGTTACATGTAATCAATTCTGTAGGCACTAGGAAGCTTGTACTCAGTCCTGATACAGATGTGTATCACGTAGGCTTACCACTGGTTGCTGGAACACAGCTTGAATGTAATGTTCGACTGAGCCTGTTCAACTCAACAGAGCATCGATTCCTAGACATACAGGCACTCCTCACAGCGTTCGAGAATGATCCTAGTCTCGCTGCAATTGAACAACTACCAGCAGTTATGCAGATGCTATACATAAGTACAGGATGTGATTTCGTTTCATTTTTTAACGGAATAGGAAAGGCAACATTTATGGCTACACTGTTTGAATATTCACAATTTATCTGCGATAGTACTGCTCAAACTCCAGGAATGCTATCTCAACCAGACGCTGATGGATTCCTCTCCTTCATTAGGCTGGTTGGATGTGCTTACTTCAGAAAGCACAAATCAGTATTTCTACCTTCATTCCCAACACCAATGTCACTATTTAACTCACTTCTTGATAGCAAACAGCATGCCCAAGTACACCACAGTGCATGGCTTTCTCTGATGAGGGAGAAAATCTGGCTCCGTATAAAGTATGAAGAAGAAATGATCCCCTCCTATGACGCACTTGACAGACATTGGAAACGGTCCTGTtgggtacaatgtgtgtggaGTCAAGCAACTTCCAACAATATCACTTACCCAGTACTAGACGGAAACGGATGGAAACAGGTTGACACAAGTACATTGGCCATCGACTGGGACAGTGAGAGCAATGTTTCGGTGATCAGAGACAGAGTCACCTTGCTTCAAAAGGGATGTGGTTGCAAAACAGGCTGCCAAACAAATCGTTGCAAGTGCAGAAGAGACAAGCATGATTGTGGTCCTGGATGCAAATGTCAAGGGTGCACAAATGTACCTCAAACTTCTCAGACCAGTCACGAACTTAACCTCGACCAAGAGAGCTCTTCAGAATCTGAAGATGAATTTGGCGATTCTGAGGTAGACGATATAATGCGAGATGTTTTTGGAGACAACAGAGACACCGATAACGAATCTGCAGAAGAGACAGAGGATATGGACTTAGACTAATACGAATCGTGGAACTCTGTACATACAAAATGAGCAATTACACACCTACTTTTTATGAAGGTATAACTTTTTATGCGTATTAGATCACAAATTATAAAATGTATTAATGTAATACTCAACCTATGCTGTCTAAGCCTGACAAACATGACCTGCTAAAACATGACCTGCTAAAATTACTGGGAACTGGGTTTTTGCACAGCTACAAAAACACTAGTACAAAACCACAAAGTACAGTATACAATACTCAAGAAAGAATATCTTTTCCCCTACTTACCTTCAAGAGCTAGGAGTTGTACCATTACAATCATGAAGAGTTAGATGTTTTTACTACCTCTCTTTCTCTTTGAAATGATCGCACCGCTCCCAAAAAAAGTGAGCTAAAGAAACTAGAACTTTCTAACAAATTTCTTCCTGTTCAATATTATGATGTAATGCGAAATGCATATTTAACTAAAACACGTACAAGTAGGTACGGTGGCTATCCAACTGGAACTCTTGCGGATAATATTAAACGTACAGGAACTGAGCATATCCACTAATTAGATCTACACCAGAGGAGGTGGGACGTGTGTCATCAGTCACATGGCAATGGAATGTGTGGAGTACGTTAGGCTCTTGACTTTTAACCTTTCCTTACAtttctgtagctagctagctctagctagctatgggaTATGGTGcctgtggtagatctactgttgtGCTCTCTAGCAAGCTCACATCACCTTCTAGTAATCATTATTGTAAACTGTTATGGAAGATGGCAACCAACCTGAGTTAACCTCCCTAGACTGCTCTCCGTAGAAGCTTTAATATGTACAGTAAAAACCACTAGGTTTGATGGTAAATTTCACGCTATTGAGCCAGGATCCCTGATCCACAAGTACTATCCTTTCACTACATGATAGCTAAAATGTTAGAGAAAATTACCGTGGGATTGCTACTGTTTTGGCTACTTCAAGATCCTCATTTTTCATGCACAAATCCTTGTCTAAATCTTTGCGGTTAAACCTGGATTGTTAATCTACAGAAGCTCTATAATTAGTAACCCAAAAAGCTATTGTACACGTTAATTTAGATCTAGTGTGTTCAGTTGTTATGGGTCAGCAAAGTTTCTTTACGTAACTTATAGCTGCTTTGTGGGGCTCTTCCACATCTTTGAAGAGAAATGAATTTGTTCTCGTGTCAACGTAAGTTGCATAACACACTTCTTTCACCTTTTCAAACCCTTGCTTCTCATAAAGTTGCTGGGTGTAAGCGCTTGTGCAAAGTACTCCAGCAAAAGTGTGGCCATGTTTGACAGCATGATCTAGGTTTCGCTTGACTAACTCCGTCGCAATTCCTCTTTTTTTGTAATCAGGATGCACACAAAGCGCAAATAGCTCCATCATCTTGTCTTCTTGATACGTTGTTAATATTTTTTTGAAGTCCAATGCACAACTGAACAAAACCCAGACTGAAGACCATGCTCTTGACCACCCACGTTGAATATAGTCATCAAAGGTTGGCACAGCATCTGTTAAATCAGTTACTGACTGAGAATGAGAGATTCTTATGCCAACCATTTTACCCGTTATTTTGTCCACTGCACACCAAGACAAGCCTTGCTTCAAGTAACCGAGAACCATCAGGCGATCTAGATTTGAGGGTACTGTACATCCAACAGCCTTCAGTACTGGATCGTAGGGTAGATAGCATGTGTTGTAAAGCTCAATAGCTTCTTGAAACTGCTCTGGGGTGACTAGCTGATATGTTATAGCCATCAGTGAAGCTcccagtgcatgcagtgccTGATTTATAACCTGGGTAAGTGGTCAGTCCAGTGGTGGATCCAgagtagttgggcgtggctcgaccgTCTCCTGACGGGAGGAGAcggtcgagccacgcccaactagatcCAGAGGGGTTCTTTGATGAACCCCCCTAGGCCcttgagaaagaagtgagtgggaggctcaagcTAGTTAGCAAATTGTTtctttcttactagctttcacatgcactttttacttacctttagtccttgttagtcctgcgaagctttgtctgtgcagtttcagtgactatgaagCTGAAGGCCTCCAGCGTAGTGcatagtctcgaatacccgcctcaacctaaaagctacGTAGTCCTCGAAtacttttaggttgaggcgggtattcgagactacgtagtgcatgcagactacttatgaaaagtgatgacctttttttaagAAAAAATTCAGTATGTTAAATAGCCTTTTATACTGGTAAgaaatgatgctaacaatactCAGTAatactagaaagtgagtagcatagtcatactCGAAGTAATAAGCCAGAAACTAAGATTAGTAACAAagttccagttgttgctgcactttccttgtttctttgactcctgtcttaATATAGCAGGTGTAGCAACGATAGTtttaaactactacgactcataGACTAACAGGAGACGTAATACAAGACTGATAAACGCTCAAGAATGGCAAAATAAGAtaaaagtgctgactcagTAGGTTGGGGTTCCTTCAATGGCTTCTGTGCATTACTGTAGGaattggaggttacaaagAAAATTGGAAGATTAATTAgcaatcgtgaccaacctcctctggcgCATGCTCACCGTTTCGAagaagtgacgacctttttttaggtaaattTAACAGTCCATCGCTCTCAGAGCCCTGGAACCCCGAGCTGGAACCCGAGGGGTCCGCAACGGCCAGGAATCTCGTACAAAATTTTTGGAATCTCAACTGAAATCTTGAAATCTCACTTGGAATCTTGAAATCTTGTGGAATCTCTGGAATCTTGTGGAATCTCTGGAATCCCTTGGAATCTCTGAAATCTCTTGGAATCTCTTGAAATCTCTGGAATCTTGTGGAATGTTAATGAGATACCCGTAAATGTATATAAATAATCCGTATACCTCGCCGTAGATTATTATTGAGGTTgcagtagcctcgagaccaggccgattatcGAGGCTACGGTTGCAGTTGCGGTTGCAGGCTCAGCTGCTATTTACATATCTCTCTCTATGAGAATCCTCCTCATAGCAGCTCTGTGTGCAGATTATAGACGATTCCTAAAGAGATTAAGGTGAGTTTAaccagcataataataataataattaaaatgactactagttttgtgttgtttctagtaacttgatgatcgctcagagcttccactggaagatgttttgaagattgatacttgtcatacagattgatacaccaatatatttatcatgtatgtgcttTAAATTTCTctcatggcatttatagtttcacaaaaatcattataagaaaatcatgaatattcatgagcaaactgtttgcCGTAActttaaccttagctctaattagctaattatcgcgaccttttaattacattctttgaacgattcatcttttctttctttataacctctacatattggacacaagagctagagccttttctcctactggaggtacccctatggccaagttgtcaggacCTGAAGGTAATAGGACCTATAAGAAGCTCCTCAAGTACTCTTATCtctaagatccctgtgagaagcatcccaggcactctgatcttgtctctgtgagaagcactcttgatcctggagacaggatccctatgaggagcaccccaggcactactgtctccaagatccctgtgagaagcactcctgtctctgtgataaagctgcaacatggaattgtttagttcagagtgtctccaacatgaagaacattaatgacactaacagtctcagcttgtatggtttgctctgtgcctgtcactcatactacagtactgttctgtgtgtcccaatatgtagaggttataaagaaagaaaagatgaatcgttcaaagaatgtaattaaaaggtcgcgataattagctaattagagctaaggttaatcgtgtcctccctcctctggataAAAATAATTGCAATACCGTACATTGGGtaaaaacacacacagacatacaGAATCAAAAAAGTTTGTCCACCAAATGCCTACACACACCTAGGCCACTGCCTAACACAAATCTCACAAAATGGTCGCCTGCTAGAGGTCCCAATGCATACAGCGAAGGGAATAACTCTGACTCAAATGTTATCGGGTCAACATCCATAGGGTTCGTCTTAGCATTAATCGGGTGAAAGGGATCGATTGCGAGTTGTAATCCAATTCTCGTTGGCAGGAAATCGAGGTTAGTTTCACTTCCTATGAAAACCCCTGCTAAGGATATGGGTATTGTGGTAGTCTTTTCTTTGTTGTCTTTGTATGTACAACAGTTTCCATACGTAAATTCACAAACTCTGGATTGGCTGACTGCTGTGTAAAATTCGTTTTGTTCTTCATTGTTCATTAGTTTCAAGAGGCGTCCATACTCGGGATAAATAGCCTGAGGCATCTTGTTGTAAATTAGAGATGAATCTTTAGCGTCCTGGTGAAAAATGTGCGCAACTTTGTGTCCCTTGCTGAGGCACAGTAACACGGCATCAGCTGCAGACAAACCACCTCCTACGATTACAACTGGGTAGCAAGGATCGATTGACTCCAGCTTCTGACAAAAATCTGAGAAACGATGACAAACAAAGGGGGCATCCTCCCCACCTACCCCTAGCTGTCTTGGACTATCACCAATTCCACACGCAAGCACGAGATTCTTTGCACGAACGATGACATCACCTTGCTTGCCAGTGCCTTTCAAACACCACTTGTAGTCGTGAAGCACCTTTTCAGCAGCATTGTTGCAACAAATACCGTCATCTTCAGAATCAGAGGAGCACGAATAATTCGAGAGAGTGTCGGGATCACTAGAGCCTCCCCTCTCACTCAGAATTAGCCCACTGTCCACCGTGTGCATGGGTAGATCACAGGGATGCATCTTGAAGGGGCGTGGTGGTAGTTTGGATGATGGAGAAGCACACGATTTGGGAGAACCAATAGTACACACAACACGGGAGGGACATTTGATCGCTTTAGTCACACGCACGCCATTCATCATGTTTTCTTGCAGGCCCATCTCGATGACATAGTCTTCATAGTATTTGGCCACACTGCCTAGAGTCACACGCTTTGAGGATACGTCACATGATCTGTCTCCTACATTTTGGGTGGTCCATTCTTGAAACGAGTATTGGGGTAATTCGAGCCAGCTGCCCAGACTTAGCGATTGTATCTCCCCCTTCATGCTGTGCCAAGACCCGCCCGGCTGACTGTCGCCAATGACAACGTGAGAGATGTGTTTTGATTGGTCGCATTTCCAGTTAAGGGTGGACGGAAGATTCTCCCCAATATCAGCATTCGGGTGAAGTAGTGTGTCCATGAGTAGGGCCAGCTGGTTGTTGGAGCGACCTTCCAGCCCCTCGCTAAGCTCTTGAAGATCCTGTACCGAGCGAAAATAATAGTCAATAACTACACTGTGAATATTGTTAAGCTCATGTATGTCACATGCAAATTAAGTATACAGATGGGATTTATAGAAAGGTCATAATTTTATGTCATGGCAATAAGTTTATTCACGGGCAAATCAGAGCCAATTTTCCTGTTACGCCTCCGTCCAAacaatggggggggggggggataatgAATGACCTTTGACTGAGGTGACACACTCCACAGTTAGTGTAACTAATCTCATGGGGTTACAATCACACAAACCATTGCACACTCACACTTAAAATACCCAAAATAACTTGAACTCCAATAGAACCCATAATCGAAGTTTGAAGTTGCAGGGAAGCAAATTTACAACATTATAAATTTACCTGATCTAAGATCGATTTCTGCGGTTGTTGCTTCAGCTTGTAGGAGAGGAAAGGGTCGGGATGGTCCCCTGCGTAGAATGGTCGATGGCCAGACAGAAGGAGGGACAAGAAAATGCCTGAGGGGCCATTACctgcagaataattatatacacggAAAATGAAAACATGCCCGTTACTGCCCTAGTAACGGTATACAAAGATTTACAAGTGCAAATTAAATAGAACATagttcatagctagctagatgcaTTCAATTCATACCTAgctagacttggaaacatgcacactctcagttcgTAGCTAGCTGGAAacatgcacactctcagttcgTAGCTAGCTGGAAacatgcacactctcagttcgTAGCTAGCTGGAAacatgcacactctcagttcatagctagctggaaaCATTATAGAATTCCAATTCAGTGGGTGCATGAGAATCCATAAATAACAGGAAGTTTAATCATAcattcacaataataataatggagCTAACGTGCAGCAATCTGGGATATTATCGCAGGCTAGGTGCAAGAATGGCATAAAGCATGTTATTTTTTTGTATCGTAAAAAAGTGCACCGTATATCCATCTGTGTACGTTAACGGGTACAGGTGTGCCCAAGCTCGGGACCATGTCAGATACATGGCACCGGGTGTTTTTAATAGGCGTGTCCAGGAAGGGGCTAAGGAAAAGTGATATTTAACATTTAGGGCGTTTCGACATCCGCTGCCGTGTATCTGACAAGCTTGCTCAAAATTCAAGAAgagctcagtagctagctagctgttgcAAGTGAAGTAGATAACATATTATTTTTTGGCTAGCACACTAGCTCAGAGCATACGTACCTATGATGGCCACATCCACATCTCTCTCCATCACTTGCACAgtagggggggaggggtcacCCTTGACAGCAATACCAGACAAGTTTTCCATCTTGAATCAGGTAGATCTAGCTGGGCTGTTCTGCAGGACACAGTGACAGACACTTATCGTATCGACTCCTTTTGGGGGGCCTGCTGGCTGGTCTAGAGAACTGACTAGATATCTGCTACAGATATACATGCGGCACTCCACTAATTAGAGATTAATTATCATTGTTGGCCGGCTATGACGGATACGATATATGACGCTAGCAGTCAGgcctcagaggaggtctgacatgtGCACAAATCCTGGAGATTTAAATGGAGGGCGTCTTGTGATGGAAGGGGAAAACTTGCAGCAACGCCCATTTTCCATGTGAGCTCATACTATACTGTAGCTGTAGATAGGATTAGCTGCTTCTGCATCAATAGAGCTAGAGGATCACTACAAAGTGTAAGCTCACATTACAACAGAGGCTTGCACTCAAATCTAGTCTCAAAAAGCAGACAGTGCAGCATCAGCTAGCTCACAGAAGCTACAAGACAAATTTTCCATAAAAGTGGGCGTGTTTGGAGTTTCTGTAAACAACCATGGAACTCAGCTGGAGTCAGACTCCCAGCACAGTGTGGTGGGCCCTGGAGAACAGCTCCAGTTCCATCAGTGTGGAGAACATGCTGAGTCCACCCTCCCCCACGCGAGATCGTTCTGGCACACTCTCCCGAGACAAGAGGGAGGCAGCCACTATTTTCTACAACTATGCACCAGACGAAGTGGATTTAGGGGAGACTGAGGATGACATCAAGAGGTGGATTAAAGGGGATCGGGCTAGAGGAGCTATCAGGTGAGTGAGCTGCAATCGATGGTATAGTCCCTCAGTCTTCAactgcaataataataatgggcaggtgcaggggcggatccaggggtagGGAATAGGGGGCTCATTCCCCCACCCTTTCTCTTAAACTTACGTAATCTACTATATAGCTACCCATTaactcactgcatgcactcGAGCTCATTATGCACTGGGTGATGTAGCTAGGTGACATTATCACTATATAGTTAGTCATTaactcactgcatgcactcGAGCTCATGATGCACTGGGTGATGTAGCTAGGTAACATTatcatgaccacacccagtttaCTACCgcatagcaggtaatttttatggggtaaatattcgttattttcgtgggtaagctgacctccacgaaattttaacgtaggcgtggcttaccgaaacgtatgaatgcagtgcaggcaatgagagtaaatgaaatttttactcacgaaaatcatcGTTTTCGAATTTTTTATCCCACaaacgaaaattactcgctatacggtactgagAATTCTCAATGAGTCATGCAGGAAACACAAAAATAGATCCAGACTACCACCTCAGAAGCTACACTGTAGAGCATTGAATTTACCTTTTTTTAGAAAAATGTTTTATGATTCCCCTCCTATCAAAATCCTGGATCTGCCCCTGTGATGTGTGCAACACCCGTACCCAAGTCCAAACCCATGGCGTAGgagggggggctccaggggctggagccccccccaTCTTTCCAGGCTATTAAGTAGAAATGACTTATATCAAGCTGCACTCTGTAGTAGGCGTACTTTTTCCATTCAAACAACTATAgagcccccctccccccattgagaaattgcttcctatGCCACTGAAACCTATTGTTCTTAATTATCAAAGAATTCGTACTCGTCCCTAAAAGTATCCCTGAAGTTTCAGTGCTTTCCTCCTCCCCATGCATAGAGTCTACCAACCAGGACTCTCCTACTCTGAACTAGTGAAGTGCACAATTGAGACAACTGCAGAAGCCATAATGGCGAGGTAAGAGTTAAAATTAAGATCTATGAGCTCCTCATACCAAGAATCTACGAAAGGAGTGGCATTCCACTATAGAAGCTATAGTCATTTATAATCTATTAATTTACAGGTTCTTCACCAAAGAGCTGTATATACACTATGGCAACAAGATAGTGCGGAGAGTGCGACTGGACGAGCATCCACTGCAGCTGCTTG of Halichondria panicea chromosome 9, odHalPani1.1, whole genome shotgun sequence contains these proteins:
- the LOC135341035 gene encoding uncharacterized protein LOC135341035 — encoded protein: MSQHRATRGSGADVRPAISSVHQGQPCQPCILCKRGNMSKYFHPKSWKDGSLLKKLQEFEPALGINPDSCICRNCRQDVSSIGESSFVPRWRKINDENEKEQQCYVSECNECECKSTTLADRATICSLFDMNIERIETPRGTDGIPLCTYHYGVLYRKLNPSHLKCKTCSKHISDFTKSRVVSEPDIIEAFLSENTVTSSNESISSSDRVCFTCYKSHLYLLKRLKGSVKSTDSDLQLLLDKIESDIPILSNVRTSDEVLSYVSSLSAIHVGKAILKQTALLLPEVYETFKIKLSKMASEMNITVDFPNSIWLRSELSNMLEHHMAYKCSVMRIGTILYRHGGDIFYALSVALGHCRRHETKDKLSEVCLTLNEKCHKSINELIEQDSGQPHNIESIDINKFINKLDPDIWRAISLLTKPLSKKAIKNTSQVRTIRRFFCVCVLFFTINNQCSFPIHTLLTEAIETCGGSIRLVRMFNRLGICASSETALRYVQYRIEKRASEGIMKSYPSNCFMIASADNIDYIHHYARVYCGKQQLSWHGTTVQIAQPKPLTLTTNTDLIGNRMLTKRVYSTRSPIKSPQPKKLRRSRTGAIRALSASEESSNTIYTHVQSTETTPLSMNDFGLKLNEESALKKFQNIAGNYILLKVACTAHATPLIDFQAYFSLSSNICSVERSNIIYYNVLDQKCDDNETVLSIINDLYNKFIATKKQALIFLEGDQVTYARIQSLKAEYGSDLAWLIPFPGDWHILKNYQEVLVKIYFDAGLVDIGKCSGYNTPNSITSNFKRTHHFLMEAWESMYRLLFSIFLEKGNVPTDFLHTASEMVQNLPPSETQESALRNINQLLEDLQEKCNVLQLFDEYIQKRESENKTVKFWIEFIFRTCVGYIALYCAVRTGQWDLRMAAIKLMVPIFTAFDRPRYQQLIPQHIRDMYNLPGDVRANLEKGGFTVSLLGRPGHSIGIDEAHEMCINRECKEFVSRPSAETITRISLFLPIRAEAMKNIEQQLFKKQKIDITPIKSLYATSNDNESRKLEGNIKKQVNKLESCSLVTSTCNDALCHLFNKKQLTPQQEHDLINFRSIGETEYRNRVQYYILKTPSVKPPKHRKRLLTFTEKLGRRKKGSEIERERKIQIELWKRRVAHATITGTNLSKSYEQCLELPRAIANIDGTPTKGAKSNTTNVLQKRYEKANAAIIASSLKPGWIPDAVIIEGMFLINITPWSAHKNIGDYADFLIRQHIYPYFRSRSQEVHLLFDDPECVQLSPKYFERLHRDKTAHLNDDHQCTTFAADMVIPPMWRKNILSCRLCKRNLVTFLSTYFLKKVQRKLALQQKFVTAGGFSSNLQNKCLFVTGSTPQPQVDDSLYCNAEESDTRIWLHVINSVGTRKLVLSPDTDVYHVGLPLVAGTQLECNVRLSLFNSTEHRFLDIQALLTAFENDPSLAAIEQLPAVMQMLYISTGCDFVSFFNGIGKATFMATLFEYSQFICDSTAQTPGMLSQPDADGFLSFIRLVGCAYFRKHKSVFLPSFPTPMSLFNSLLDSKQHAQVHHSAWLSLMREKIWLRIKYEEEMIPSYDALDRHWKRSCWVQCVWSQATSNNITYPVLDGNGWKQVDTSTLAIDWDSESNVSVIRDRVTLLQKGCGCKTGCQTNRCKCRRDKHDCGPGCKCQGCTNVPQTSQTSHELNLDQESSSESEDEFGDSEVDDIMRDVFGDNRDTDNESAEETEDMDLD
- the LOC135341043 gene encoding oxidative stress-induced growth inhibitor 1-like gives rise to the protein MENLSGIAVKGDPSPPTVQVMERDVDVAIIGNGPSGIFLSLLLSGHRPFYAGDHPDPFLSYKLKQQPQKSILDQDLQELSEGLEGRSNNQLALLMDTLLHPNADIGENLPSTLNWKCDQSKHISHVVIGDSQPGGSWHSMKGEIQSLSLGSWLELPQYSFQEWTTQNVGDRSCDVSSKRVTLGSVAKYYEDYVIEMGLQENMMNGVRVTKAIKCPSRVVCTIGSPKSCASPSSKLPPRPFKMHPCDLPMHTVDSGLILSERGGSSDPDTLSNYSCSSDSEDDGICCNNAAEKVLHDYKWCLKGTGKQGDVIVRAKNLVLACGIGDSPRQLGVGGEDAPFVCHRFSDFCQKLESIDPCYPVVIVGGGLSAADAVLLCLSKGHKVAHIFHQDAKDSSLIYNKMPQAIYPEYGRLLKLMNNEEQNEFYTAVSQSRVCEFTYGNCCTYKDNKEKTTTIPISLAGVFIGSETNLDFLPTRIGLQLAIDPFHPINAKTNPMDVDPITFESELFPSLYALGPLAGDHFVRFVLGSGLGVCRHLVDKLF